The following are from one region of the Carcharodon carcharias isolate sCarCar2 chromosome 27, sCarCar2.pri, whole genome shotgun sequence genome:
- the LOC121270625 gene encoding zinc finger protein 239-like, whose product MQRHKDTCTIEKPWKCGDCGKRFRSPSALEIHRRIHTGERPFTCSQCGKGFNHSSHLVTHKRVHTGERPFTCSVCGKGFTQSSHLRLHQRVHTGERPFICSVCGKGFSESSTLQNHSVVHTGERPFTCPVCEKGFTRLTNLLRHQIAHTGERPFTCSVCGKGFTRSTSLRAHRRVHTGERPFSCSECGKGFPNSSSLWKHRRVHSGERPFSCSLCGKGFTESSNLLRHQRVHTGERPFTCSECEKEFADTSSLRKHRRLHTEERDRSPALSVRKDSRSHPTC is encoded by the coding sequence ATGCAGAGACACAAGGACACCTGCACCatagagaaaccatggaaatgtggagaCTGTGGGAAGAGATTCCGTTCCCCATCTGCACTCGAAATTCATCGACGCATTCACacgggggagaggccattcacctgctctcagTGTGGCAAGGGATTCAATCACTCATCGCATCTGGTTACAcacaagcgagttcacaccggggagaggccgttcacctgctccgtgtgtggcaagggattcactcagtcatcacaCCTGCGGTTGCACCAGcgtgttcacactggggagaggccattcatatGCTCcgtctgtgggaagggattcagtgaatCATCCACCCTGCAGAACCACAGTgttgttcacactggggagaggccattcacttgccccgtgtgtgagaagggattcactcggttaaCCAACCTTCTGCGACACCAGATAGCGCACACcggagagagaccattcacttgctccgtgtgtgggaagggattcactcggtcaacCAGCCTGCGGGCACACCGACGTGTTCatactggagagaggccattctcctgctctgagtgtgggaagggattcccaAATTCATCCAGCCTATGGAAGCACCGGCGAGTTCActccggggagaggccgttctcctgctctctgtgtgGAAAAGGATTCACTgaatcatccaacctgctgagacaccagcgagttcacactggggagaggcctttcACCTGTTCGGAGTGTGAGAAGGAATTTGCTGATACATCCAGCCTGCGGAAGCACCGCCGActtcacacagaggagagagaccgttcacctgctctgagtgtgcgaAAGGATTCACggagtcatccaacctgctga